The following proteins come from a genomic window of Mucinivorans hirudinis:
- a CDS encoding Mucin-desulfating sulfatase → MKPQQLTLLLPLIPAAISCGAQEMPKPVNIIYIMTDDHSYQTVSAYDTRYIKTPNIDRIAAQGVLFENSFVANSISGPSRACLLTGKHSHINGFTDNTKRFDTTQMTVARLLKEGGYQTAMIGKWHLGGHPSTDFDYWRVVPGQGNYYNPDFITPEGNIVVEGYATDIITDMGIDYLSSVRDKEKPFMLFLHHKAPHRNWMGNTPDLDAFEDVTFPIPDNYYDDYRGREAAQVNEMSIIKDMVVASDLKMVHEQIPDKYGSARSEIRRMNPAQRAAWEAQYNPITEKFLKDNLQGNELAEWKFQRYMRDYLKCIKSVDDNIGRLMAYLEREGLLENTLVIYTSDQGFYMGEHGWFDKRFIYEESLRTPLVARMPNSMKDAPRGVKVSEMVQNIDHAPMFLAMAGLEIPAEIQGVSYKSLLEGKHPANWRKSIYYHYYEHPGEHNVHRHYGVRSADNFTLVHFYSGTMDTWELYDMNKDKAQMHNVYGKPEYAAKQAELHAELDRLREQYKATE, encoded by the coding sequence ATGAAACCCCAACAACTAACCCTACTACTGCCATTGATTCCCGCTGCGATATCCTGTGGCGCGCAGGAGATGCCCAAACCGGTCAATATCATATATATTATGACCGATGACCACTCCTACCAAACAGTCTCGGCGTATGACACACGCTACATCAAAACCCCCAACATAGACCGCATAGCGGCACAGGGGGTGCTATTTGAAAATAGCTTTGTGGCAAACTCTATTTCGGGACCCTCGCGCGCCTGCCTGCTCACGGGTAAGCACAGCCACATAAACGGTTTTACAGACAACACAAAACGTTTCGACACCACGCAGATGACCGTTGCCCGCCTGCTCAAAGAGGGCGGTTATCAGACTGCTATGATTGGTAAATGGCACTTGGGCGGACACCCCTCGACGGATTTCGACTATTGGCGGGTTGTCCCCGGGCAGGGCAACTACTATAATCCCGACTTCATCACGCCCGAGGGCAATATCGTTGTGGAGGGTTATGCTACCGATATCATCACAGATATGGGTATCGACTACCTTAGCAGTGTCCGCGACAAGGAGAAGCCCTTTATGCTCTTTCTTCACCACAAGGCACCCCACCGCAACTGGATGGGTAATACGCCCGATTTGGATGCCTTCGAGGATGTGACGTTCCCTATTCCGGATAATTACTATGATGATTACCGGGGGCGCGAGGCGGCACAGGTCAATGAGATGAGCATCATCAAGGATATGGTGGTGGCAAGCGATTTGAAGATGGTGCACGAGCAGATTCCCGACAAATATGGCTCAGCACGCTCCGAAATTAGACGTATGAATCCCGCACAACGCGCAGCGTGGGAGGCACAATACAACCCTATCACCGAAAAATTCCTCAAGGATAATTTGCAGGGTAATGAGCTGGCTGAGTGGAAATTCCAACGATATATGCGCGACTACCTCAAATGTATCAAATCGGTGGACGACAACATTGGTCGCCTGATGGCATATTTAGAGAGGGAGGGGTTATTGGAAAATACCTTGGTGATTTACACCTCTGACCAAGGCTTCTATATGGGCGAACACGGTTGGTTCGACAAGCGTTTTATCTATGAAGAGTCCCTACGTACGCCATTGGTGGCGCGGATGCCAAACTCGATGAAGGATGCGCCACGCGGGGTTAAAGTCAGCGAGATGGTGCAAAACATAGACCACGCGCCCATGTTTTTAGCGATGGCAGGTTTGGAAATACCCGCTGAAATTCAAGGTGTTTCATACAAATCCCTATTGGAGGGCAAGCACCCTGCCAATTGGCGCAAGAGCATCTACTATCACTACTATGAGCACCCGGGAGAGCACAACGTTCACCGCCACTACGGAGTTCGTTCGGCAGATAATTTTACGCTGGTTCACTTCTACAGCGGTACAATGGACACGTGGGAGCTTTACGATATGAACAAAGATAAGGCGCAGATGCACAACGTATACGGCAAACCCGAGTATGCCGCAAAGCAGGCAGAACTGCACGCGGAGCTTGATAGGCTCAGAGAACAATACAAAGCAACGGAATAA